The following proteins come from a genomic window of bacterium:
- a CDS encoding Gfo/Idh/MocA family oxidoreductase codes for MNPISVIIIGAGSRGYNYGTYAIAFPDRMRVIGVAEPREYYRTRLAQLHQIPSENIANDWRELADRPKFADAVIIATQDTMHTEPAIAFSKQGYHILLEKPMASNETDCRRIAEQVRNSHIIFAVCHTMRYTSYTRKVKQLVTSGLIGDVVNIQLLEPVGYWHQAHSFVRGNWRNEAESSPMLLAKSCHDLDWIRYIMGVPCIAVQSFGTLKHFRPEEKPVGAGDRCLDCSIESKCPYSAKKIYLGCLARGITTWPVSIITPEVNEPNVIIALRDGPYGRCVYACDNDVVDNQVVNLLFAGNRTASFTMIAFTESAPRQVRIFGTLGQLEGDGTKLRHFDFLTDTWQEILPDKVDYPVLKGHSGGDFELLHTFITAVAKDDPTLILSGPEETLETHLIVFAAEKSRHQHIVVPIEIERGNRSCSELDPNI; via the coding sequence ATGAATCCAATATCAGTTATTATAATCGGAGCTGGATCACGAGGGTATAATTACGGTACGTATGCAATAGCATTTCCTGACCGTATGAGAGTAATTGGAGTGGCTGAACCGAGAGAATACTATCGAACTAGGTTAGCACAGCTGCATCAGATCCCTTCAGAGAATATCGCGAATGACTGGCGGGAACTAGCCGACCGTCCAAAATTTGCTGATGCGGTAATTATCGCCACGCAAGATACGATGCATACTGAACCAGCGATTGCGTTTAGTAAACAAGGATACCATATCCTGCTTGAAAAACCCATGGCATCAAATGAAACGGATTGCCGACGGATTGCCGAGCAGGTACGAAACTCGCATATCATCTTTGCGGTATGCCATACTATGCGGTATACCTCATATACGCGTAAAGTGAAACAACTGGTTACCAGCGGACTTATCGGTGATGTAGTTAATATCCAATTGTTAGAGCCGGTCGGATATTGGCATCAAGCACATTCGTTCGTTCGTGGGAATTGGCGGAATGAAGCGGAATCTTCTCCGATGTTATTAGCAAAAAGTTGTCATGACCTTGATTGGATTCGATATATCATGGGCGTCCCCTGCATAGCCGTTCAATCATTTGGTACCTTAAAACATTTCCGTCCTGAAGAAAAACCTGTGGGAGCGGGGGATCGATGTCTCGATTGTTCGATTGAATCGAAATGTCCCTATTCAGCGAAAAAAATATATTTAGGATGTTTAGCGCGGGGAATTACCACCTGGCCGGTGAGTATTATAACTCCGGAAGTAAACGAGCCGAACGTTATTATCGCGTTACGGGACGGTCCGTATGGCCGGTGCGTTTATGCATGTGATAATGATGTGGTTGATAATCAGGTGGTTAACCTGCTTTTTGCTGGTAATCGTACTGCTTCGTTCACCATGATAGCGTTTACCGAATCCGCACCGCGGCAAGTTCGGATTTTCGGGACGCTCGGTCAATTGGAAGGTGACGGGACGAAATTACGACATTTTGATTTTTTAACTGATACTTGGCAAGAAATCTTACCGGATAAGGTCGACTATCCAGTTTTGAAAGGACATAGCGGCGGTGATTTCGAACTCCTGCACACATTTATTACCGCAGTAGCAAAAGATGACCCGACGCTTATTCTATCTGGTCCTGAAGAAACGCTTGAAACTCATCTGATAGTATTCGCAGCTGAGAAATCGCGACACCAACATATCGTTGTGCCAATTGAAATAGAGAGGGGAAACCGAAGTTGTTCGGAGTTAGATCCCAATATATAG
- a CDS encoding ABC transporter ATP-binding protein codes for MRSDVLLQVDKLKKYFIATKGLTRRIVGLVKAVDEISFDIRHGETVGLVGESGCGKTTVGRCLLRAIEPTSGRILFRFDESHEPVDICRLEKEQLKEIRRWLRLIFQDPYSSLNPRMNVMEIIAEPLIVNRLVTNKTEIEHRVAEMLKHVGLDPQHLRRYPHAFSGGQRQRIAIARALISEPKFVVADEPISALDVSVQAQILNLLQELQEKFKLTYLFIAHNLAAVEHISERIAVMYVGKLVELADTEELFAMPKHPYTEALLSAASSPEPGYKEKKKRIILEGDIADPANPPTGCYFHPRCRYAKEICKLESPAFVNINPMSAKPHYSACHFAETLNLAGISG; via the coding sequence ATGCGTAGTGATGTACTGTTACAGGTTGATAAGTTAAAGAAATATTTTATTGCAACTAAAGGGTTAACCCGCCGTATTGTCGGATTGGTAAAAGCGGTTGACGAGATTAGTTTTGATATTCGACACGGGGAGACGGTTGGATTAGTCGGAGAGAGCGGCTGCGGGAAAACAACCGTTGGTCGTTGTTTACTTCGTGCGATTGAACCTACGTCCGGAAGAATATTGTTTCGGTTTGATGAATCCCACGAACCGGTAGATATTTGCCGATTAGAAAAAGAACAGTTGAAAGAAATCAGGCGGTGGTTACGCCTGATTTTTCAGGATCCGTATTCGTCATTGAACCCGAGAATGAATGTTATGGAAATCATTGCTGAACCACTGATTGTAAATAGATTGGTTACCAATAAAACTGAAATTGAGCATCGTGTTGCAGAAATGCTCAAACATGTTGGGTTAGATCCGCAGCATTTACGACGATATCCGCATGCGTTTAGCGGCGGACAACGGCAGCGAATCGCAATAGCCCGGGCGTTGATATCAGAACCAAAATTTGTTGTTGCCGACGAACCGATTTCAGCGTTAGATGTTTCCGTGCAAGCGCAAATTCTGAATTTATTGCAAGAGTTACAGGAGAAATTCAAATTAACCTATTTATTTATTGCGCATAATTTAGCTGCAGTTGAGCATATCAGTGAACGGATTGCAGTGATGTATGTAGGTAAACTCGTTGAATTAGCTGATACCGAAGAACTGTTTGCGATGCCGAAACATCCTTATACAGAAGCGTTACTATCCGCAGCATCGAGTCCGGAACCAGGGTATAAAGAGAAAAAGAAACGAATTATCCTCGAAGGAGATATCGCTGACCCAGCAAATCCGCCGACTGGTTGTTATTTTCATCCGCGATGTCGATATGCAAAAGAAATTTGTAAGCTTGAATCGCCAGCATTCGTTAATATTAATCCAATGAGTGCTAAACCGCATTATTCAGCATGTCATTTTGCTGAAACTCTGAACCTAGCTGGAATATCAGGGTAA
- a CDS encoding ABC transporter ATP-binding protein, translating to MQDNQLLSVKNLKTYFYSREGVLKALNGVSFSVNPGEVLGIAGESGCGKSITALSILRILPKHAQIVDGEILFHSHYNGVRIIDLAKQDPLGSEIRAIRGKEIAMVFQEPMTSFSPVHTIGNQIMEVIRLHRKSSKADAREQAIAMLRKVKMPKPEQQLDAYPFHLSGGMRQRAMIAMALSCNPKLLIADEPTTALDATIQAQIIDLLIQLQQELKMSVILITHDLGIIAELAKKILIMYLGENIEYGAVNNIFINPKHPYTRGLLAAIPKLGKKSKSKLAVISGTVPSLYERPSGCPFHPRCPNYIGTICKEQKPNETVIALNHSVWCHLYQ from the coding sequence CAGGATAACCAGTTACTTTCGGTAAAAAATCTTAAAACCTATTTTTATTCTCGTGAAGGTGTTTTAAAGGCGCTCAACGGTGTATCTTTTTCAGTTAATCCGGGTGAAGTTCTCGGAATTGCCGGAGAAAGTGGCTGCGGGAAAAGTATAACTGCGTTATCGATACTTCGTATTCTGCCGAAACACGCGCAAATTGTTGACGGCGAGATTTTATTCCATTCACATTATAATGGGGTCAGGATAATTGACTTAGCTAAACAAGACCCATTAGGAAGCGAAATTCGGGCGATTCGCGGAAAAGAAATTGCGATGGTATTTCAGGAACCGATGACTTCGTTCAGTCCAGTCCATACGATCGGAAACCAGATTATGGAAGTCATTCGCTTACATCGGAAAAGTAGTAAAGCTGATGCGCGCGAGCAAGCAATTGCGATGCTGCGGAAAGTGAAAATGCCGAAACCGGAACAACAACTTGATGCCTATCCATTCCATCTATCCGGCGGGATGCGACAACGGGCAATGATTGCTATGGCGTTATCCTGCAATCCGAAGCTGCTAATTGCAGATGAACCGACTACTGCATTAGATGCAACCATTCAAGCACAAATTATCGATTTACTAATCCAGCTACAGCAGGAATTGAAAATGTCGGTTATTCTTATCACCCACGATTTGGGAATTATTGCCGAATTGGCGAAAAAAATATTGATCATGTATCTAGGCGAAAATATAGAATATGGAGCAGTAAATAATATTTTTATAAACCCGAAACATCCATATACCCGGGGATTACTTGCGGCAATCCCGAAGTTAGGTAAAAAATCGAAATCAAAATTAGCGGTCATCAGCGGGACCGTCCCAAGTTTATACGAGCGACCGAGCGGATGTCCGTTCCATCCCCGATGTCCGAATTATATTGGTACAATATGTAAAGAGCAGAAACCGAACGAAACGGTTATAGCTTTGAATCATTCTGTTTGGTGTCATCTATATCAATAA